ccaaaagtcgcctatatgacagggggcaaaaatggtaataacccttaattttatggattttaaaataaacacgGGCATTCGTTTTCCTTTGTCACACTTTTTGCGTTTTCCATTCAACAAAGTATGAAATGAAGTCAGGTGGCATCAAATGGAGAAATAGTTTCTAGTTTGGTATTCTTATTCACTTCGTTACTAATTGTTTATATATAATTCAAACTTAAACATGGAGCccaaaaaattaataaaacaactTCAATTATATTAACTTGAACAATGAGCTAGTTTTGATTGTTATCCCAAGCAATACAGATAATTTGTCATCCATATTTGAAAAAACAATTAAACCAAAATgccaaaatactaaaaaaaatcaattgaatttgaatttaaCATTCAACTTTACATCTTACAGCAAGTGTGTTACAAAAATGACATCATCACATTATAATGCAAAGTGAATAAACAAAAAGCATTTGAATCTGAATTTGAATTTACTTTTCAATTTACATTTCATTTAACAAGTTTGTTACATATTTGTAATTTGCACAATGCCACAAAGTCTAAAAGACGGTTTTGCGTAGCACCAAACACACCCTTTGCATTGCAGCTATATAATCTCTTTCTGCAACCTCTCTCTCTTCCATGCTCTAACGGTTTTTCTCTTTCTACAAACTTGAAGTTGGAGCTTCTCTTCCTTTCTCTTAAGAACGACGGGTAAATGCGCTATCTCGTAATTTATCTTCCTTTTGCAAGTATGATAATCATATTAATGTTACTGCTTTTATCATAAGCAAGAATCCATTTACATCTTTCATTTTTTCGTTGTTTTAGTCTCATCCGATGACTAACATCATTCCGAGTGGCGGCGGCGGCGGAAGCGGCGGCCAGAATGAATCACTTGCTGAGCGGCAATCAAAAATCAATGCTGCATGTTCTTCGCTGGTGGAAATTGGTTTCGATCCTGCGCTGTTTACCCTCAACATGATCCAGCACCAAGGGTTAACGGAAACTGAGTTCCTAGAGATGATGGagccattttcttccataaaaaatCTCGCCGAATTAAGATCCCTCTTCGACGCAGATCGTGAATCGTTGGTTGGTTCATTTACCGATGATTTCTCAAAGTTCATTGCCTTTGTGAATTGGGTAAGAGGTAAAAAGGGTAAGAAGAGTTTTGATGATGTGTCAAGAAACAAGACTCCAAAAGGGAATAAGGAATTCTCaaaagctgatgttgaattagCACAGATGCTGGTTGATTATGGCGCTGCTCGTACGCTAGAGTACAAGCTCATTCAGAGTCAGATTGAGAAATTAAAGAAGCGACAAATGGAGCTGGAGGCTGAATATCTATGCATTGCTCTTGATTTGAAGAATAAGGTAGGTCCTCTCACCACGTACACAAAGATTCCCATCAGATTGTTGAGAGTTCATGCTCATAAGCTTTATCTCGACGATTGTACAATTAAGGGTAAACCTGCCATCCCGATAACTGATGAGATGGGGTTCGTGAAAGCTGTGGACGAGTTTGGAGAACTTGCTAGAAAGAATCACTTTCTTAAGTTTTTGAATGATCCTATTAGGAAAGAAACCATTGAAAACTTCTTCAAGCATATGATTTTGAGGATGAAGGGTGGTTGTCAGAGATTGGTGTTGGGTGATTCTGGTGAGCCTTCTAATGAAACTGAGAATACTGTTGTTCATAAGTTTGCTTCAGATTTCTTAAAGGAAATTTCTGATGATGAGGCAAATTCAAAGAGAAAGGGAATTTCTGATGATGAGGCAGAATCATCGAGAAAGAGGGTGCGAATGGGAAAGCAACCTATGGAAGAAGGAGAGCATGGTGGAGACTGATGaaaaagtctaattgcaaacaagtggattcttattgggcctaaaattAGTTTTATTGGGCTTGTTAAAGAATGCCCAATAGTGATATCACAGTTACGAATAGATGTAGTATAACATGTGAAATGTCCTTAATATATAGTCTATGATTTGAGAATTAGGAGTTTTTACCGGTTCATGACCTATAGTCTATGATTTGAGAATTAGGAGTTTTTACCGGTTCATGACCTATAGTCTATGATTTGAGAATTTCAAGTTGTTTACTTGTCGATCAATCAAAATCGCTAGTTTGACTTTGTTGTTGCTAATTGTCAGTAAATTCTCTTTCTTTCGTAATATTCATTATTGTTGTTTGTCAATTTtgtttcaataaataaaatggcaaatctatttttttttcttttttcttttaaaaataattttattttacttattaatacaaaattattGAAGTATATTTTAATCTGTATGCCTCTAAATTTTTCTGTCaaagaaaaacatatatttaaaccTTTTCAAATATAGAATTGAACCATTAGTTTTTAGTTTTACTTTTAGAAATTCTTTTATTAATGAAAAGATTTTAATTaatgatattaattaatttaaagtaTTGATATATACGATGACATAAATTAATAAAGTAATGTAAtagaaaatttaattaaaatgtgattttttaataatttataactGCATACTATTTAATCATTTAAGTTAAAAATAGATCACAATTTAAATCACCGACGACGTATCATTTTTTTCAccttaaaaatagtaaattacaatAAGTTATTTGATAATAAAAAACTTCTCAACCAAATTTATTCTCAAGTatctttttagattttttttcttcataaaaataaAGCTTACTCATTACTCAAAACAGAAATAGTTTATATGTGGGCCTTAAGCCCATTAAAGCTACATGGTTTATCAacttttagaatttttctaacACACCCTTGCGAGATTGTCTGTTGTTTCATTATTCATTTTGAGAGTGTAGCTGAACTTTATCGCTTTAAATTAGGGGTGTTCGTGGTTCAAAAACTGCACTAAACTCAGTTTTTAAAAATCACtttaataaaaaaccaattaacTATTAAAGCAGtttcaattcagttttaaattAGTTTTGAACCAGATTGTATTTATAAACTGGTTTACAATCAATTTCTAGttataaactggtttaaaacCAGTTTATATTTAAAagtcaaatttattttataaattgtttttaaattttttttataatttggttTTTATCTATGTTGCCATATGCTTTGTTATATTTTATGCGCTCCAGTGGCTCTACTAGTATATAAATTTCAACTAGTATATAAATTATATGTAGTGGCTCTACTATATATAAATTTCAACTAGTATATAAATtatatgtaaaaaaatttactaCTTGccgttaatattttctttttatcttaTCTACCACATGTGTATGTTAATTATAAGATGCAAATGGAATTTCAAGTTTTTTGTCTTTGATTTCAGTCCGTGTAGTGTAGTGACTcttttgtttttcagaaaaaactGATATTTTTCGCATtttcgaaaaactcgatttttcaaaaactattttttaaaaatatttaaatggaTTTAAAGTTTTAAGTAGACATAATTTattgaatcataaaaatattacatatagtgAATACATTTTTacggattttttttttatttcataggAAAAAATTATTCttagattttttaaatttttgaggaaaataaatattttttatctttccaggaaacaattatttttatatttttttaattttcaggaaaataaatatgttttaaaaaaaaattgtgctaaattattatttttggcttaaagaaaaatcaaatattttcaaaccagttttaaattgaaattgaattgtttaaattaaatggttcattaaccatttaagtgGTTCAGTTTTTTAATGGTGCAAAACAATTTAGTTCTAGTATACAATTcagttaaccatatttttgaacacTCTTACTTTAAACCTCTCCCTCACCTTCCTTATTGATCTACATATTACGAGGCAAATCCTTCCaaccattcatcatcttcaccagaTCATAATTATCCGATTTAAAATCAGTCATTTTTATATCATGCTGTAGAGCTTGTTCCATCGCCACTTTTATAGCCATGCCTTCTACTGCGAGCGGGTCTCCATTACCCAACACCTTAAACGAACTTTGGATGATGGCGTGACCTTTATTCCTAACAATCGCTCCTAGGCCTCATTGTCGCAGCGGGAAATTTAAGATTAAGCTATTAACTTAATTCGGATGAGTAAGAGTTGCCACCGAATTTTATTGTTTCCGataaagaaaaagtaaaaatatCTATAAAACTCTAATAAAGGATCTAGGTACAAAAGTTGATTACGCAAGGGAAAGATATTAGCGCCCGTCACgtttgtggtactccacaagatCCACTATTGTTGTTCTAATTAATGGATGTGTATATCAATAACTTACTTGCTAAGGGAGAATGCATGAATGATTTAATCAGGAAAAaataaaaggttttttattattgagcTCGTCAAGACGTCACATCTTGTGCCTgtgtattccctcgtgcaatgagaaagtcagagcattcATAGTTCGTCTTAAAAGTGTTTTGTTCGTTGGTGTTTTTTACGAATGATGTTAAGTTCGCATTCTAATAGTTAACGTTTACCGCTCAACCTTTAGAGACTTATGTGTTGTTGTATTGCGTAGAATGGAGTTAACATATCCTTTTTAAAAAAGGGTTTTACAAGGGAAAGTCCAAGAGAGCAAAaatgatttggatttgatttgtGTTTTTGTTAGGAGAATTAATTCAAGTGATTCCCTTAAACCAGGGATACTTGAATATTTTCTCccttagttttaaaaatatttgagatATGATTAAGTGTTTTGAGAGTTTGATTAAGAAAATGTTTTAGTTTTAAAAGTATGCAATGCAAAACAAAAGAAAGTTTAAGGG
The Vicia villosa cultivar HV-30 ecotype Madison, WI linkage group LG6, Vvil1.0, whole genome shotgun sequence genome window above contains:
- the LOC131613038 gene encoding uncharacterized protein LOC131613038 yields the protein MTNIIPSGGGGGSGGQNESLAERQSKINAACSSLVEIGFDPALFTLNMIQHQGLTETEFLEMMEPFSSIKNLAELRSLFDADRESLVGSFTDDFSKFIAFVNWVRGKKGKKSFDDVSRNKTPKGNKEFSKADVELAQMLVDYGAARTLEYKLIQSQIEKLKKRQMELEAEYLCIALDLKNKVGPLTTYTKIPIRLLRVHAHKLYLDDCTIKGKPAIPITDEMGFVKAVDEFGELARKNHFLKFLNDPIRKETIENFFKHMILRMKGGCQRLVLGDSGEPSNETENTVVHKFASDFLKEISDDEANSKRKGISDDEAESSRKRVRMGKQPMEEGEHGGD